A window of Haloarcula sp. DT43 genomic DNA:
GGCCGGGTCCGTGTAGCGGTCCCGTTCGTCGGGGTGGTCGTGGACGGCTTTGAGCCGGCCGTCGAAGCGCCGCAGTTTCCGGGGCAGGTCCCCCAGCCACTCGATGTCGGCCGTCGAGAGGACGCGGCGGGCGTACTCGTCGCCCGGTTCCCAGGTCATCCCGTCGACCACCGCCCGGTCGTGGTTGCCGGCGACGGTCGGGATGGCCCGGTCCCTGACGGCCGCGAGACACGGTTCGGGCGACGGCCCGTAGCCGACGACGTCGCCGGCACAGACGAGTGCGTCGACGGGGCCCATGTCGTCGAAGACCGCGTTCAGCGCGACGGCGTTGCCGTGGATGTCCGAGAGCAAGCCGACGCGCGTTGTCGTCATCGTGTCCGTTCATCGACACGTACCCTGTTTAATCCTCGGTCGGACGGGACGCGGCGGTTTCCGCACTCAACGCTTAGTACCACGGCGACGCGAGTGTCCGTATGACGGACCCGTTCGTAGTCATCGGCGGCGACGCGGCCGGACTGAGCGCCGCGAGCAAGTTCGCCCGAGAGGCCCCGACCCGTGACGGTATCGTCTTCGAGAGGGGCGAGTGGGTGTCCTACGCCCACTGCGGCACGCCCTATTACGTGAAAGGAACGGTCGAGCGGCTGACGGACCTGCTCTCGCTGACGCCCGCGGACGCGGCCGACCGGGGTATCGACCTCCGCCGGAACCACGAGGTGGTCGGCATCGACACCGACGCCGGGACGGTCACCGTCGCCCACGACGGCGGAACGTTCAGCCAGCCCTACGGCGACCTGCTGGTCGCGACGGGGGCCCACGCCGTGACCGGGTCGATACCGGGGTCGGACCTCGACGGCGCGTTCACGATGCACGGGCTGGACTCGGCGGCCGCGGTCCGGGCCGCGCTGGCAGCACCCGGCGAGTCCGCCGTCGACACGACCATCGAGTACGTCGACGCGGCGCTGGTCGAGAAGTACGCCGACTGGCAGCCGCCGGAGCGGGTGGCCGTCGTCGGCGGCGGCTACGTCGGCGTTGAGATGGCCGAAGCGTTCCGGGCTCACGGCGTCGAGACGCACCTCTTCCAGCGGTCCGGCCGCCTCCTACCGCCGTTCGGCGAGACGGTGGGCGAGCGCGTCGCCGACCACCTCCGGGAACAGGGTGTGACGCTGCATTTGAACACCGCCGTCCAGGAACTCCGCGGCGACGACGGGCGCGTCGCGGCGGTCGTCCACGACGGCGGGGCGACCGACGTGGGCCTCGCGCTGGTCGGTATCGGGGTCGGGCCGAACACCGACCTCGTCGCGGACACCCCGGTCGCCCTCGGGGACACCGGCGCGATAGCGGTCGACGAGTACGGGGCGACGAGCGTCGACGGCGTCTACGCCGCCGGTGACTGCGCCGAGGCCCGCCACGCCGTGACCGGCGCGCCGGACTGGGTGCCGCTCGGACTGACCGCGAACCGGGCCGGGCGCGCCATCGGGGCGACCGTCGCCGGGGAGCCCTCGCCCGTCGGCGACATCGCCGGCACGGCCGTTGTCAAGGCGTTCGACCTCGAATGCGGGCGCGTCGGCCTCCTCGACGACGAGCGGGCCAGCGACGCCGGCTTCGACCCGGTGTCGGAGTCGGTCACGGCCGGCTCCCGGTCGGGCTATTACCCCGGCGGCGACGCCACCGACGTGACGCTCGTCACCGACCGGGGGAGCGGCCGCCTGCTGGGCGGCGCAATCGTCGGCCGGGACCGGGCGGCGATACGCATCGACACCCTGGCGACGGCCATCGAGGCGGACATGACCGTCGACGAACTCGAACGGCTGGACCTGGGGTACGCCCCGCCGTTCAGCCCCGTCTGGGACCCGGTGCTCGTCGCCGCGAAAGTCCTCGACGGGCGTCTTGAGTGAGCATGGTGTGGTGGGAACGGTGGCCGCCGAGTCCGGCGGGGGACCCCGCTCTACCTTTTTTAGCGTGGGGTCGCATTCGTGATACGTAACTGGATGGTTAGACGCGACCCATGACAATCGACCAACTAGCGGAGTACGGACTCGAACAGATGGCCGACGAGGAGATACGGGCGTTCCTCGCCGACCACTCGACCGGGGTACTGGGCCTGCCGACGGCGGACATCCCGTATCTGGTGCCGCTGTCGTACGGCTTCGACGACGGGGCCGCACTCTACTTCACCTACCTCCTCGGCGAGTCGAGTCGGAAGGCCGACCTGACCGAGCAGGCGGGCCGTGGCCGGTTTCTCGTCTACGACATCGAAACCGCCTTCGAGTGGCAGAGCGTGATGCTCGACGGCGATATCAGCAGAGTGCCCGAAGCGGAGTGGGACGATATCACGGCGCTGACACAGAACGCCTGGCGACCCAACACGCTCCAGACGGCCACCACCTCCGGCGGTGTCGCGCTCTACGAGTTCGAGATTACGGACCTGGCCGGCATCCGCCAGACCGGGCTGGCCCCCGGCTTCCGGGAGAACATCGAGCCGTG
This region includes:
- a CDS encoding metallophosphoesterase family protein, with protein sequence MTTTRVGLLSDIHGNAVALNAVFDDMGPVDALVCAGDVVGYGPSPEPCLAAVRDRAIPTVAGNHDRAVVDGMTWEPGDEYARRVLSTADIEWLGDLPRKLRRFDGRLKAVHDHPDERDRYTDPADFAPTLLGDEDVLVLGHTHVQHAERFDEGLVVNPGSVGQPRDGDPDAAYAVLDLSDLSVDLRRVPYDVDRVRRRIAETTIPDRNGARLAPD
- a CDS encoding FAD-dependent oxidoreductase, whose product is MTDPFVVIGGDAAGLSAASKFAREAPTRDGIVFERGEWVSYAHCGTPYYVKGTVERLTDLLSLTPADAADRGIDLRRNHEVVGIDTDAGTVTVAHDGGTFSQPYGDLLVATGAHAVTGSIPGSDLDGAFTMHGLDSAAAVRAALAAPGESAVDTTIEYVDAALVEKYADWQPPERVAVVGGGYVGVEMAEAFRAHGVETHLFQRSGRLLPPFGETVGERVADHLREQGVTLHLNTAVQELRGDDGRVAAVVHDGGATDVGLALVGIGVGPNTDLVADTPVALGDTGAIAVDEYGATSVDGVYAAGDCAEARHAVTGAPDWVPLGLTANRAGRAIGATVAGEPSPVGDIAGTAVVKAFDLECGRVGLLDDERASDAGFDPVSESVTAGSRSGYYPGGDATDVTLVTDRGSGRLLGGAIVGRDRAAIRIDTLATAIEADMTVDELERLDLGYAPPFSPVWDPVLVAAKVLDGRLE
- a CDS encoding pyridoxamine 5'-phosphate oxidase family protein — translated: MTIDQLAEYGLEQMADEEIRAFLADHSTGVLGLPTADIPYLVPLSYGFDDGAALYFTYLLGESSRKADLTEQAGRGRFLVYDIETAFEWQSVMLDGDISRVPEAEWDDITALTQNAWRPNTLQTATTSGGVALYEFEITDLAGIRQTGLAPGFRENIEP